A DNA window from Armatimonadota bacterium contains the following coding sequences:
- a CDS encoding DUF4446 family protein, with translation MDVLTKNIGPQIPQLVLFLLLAVLALSCIVAVQAAQFKKLKKQWGGLMKDSRGGSLEALLTEHLGDRKSVAAALDALDKRATNLERKVAGALRYVGLVRFDAFDDVGASQSFALAFFDENGDGAVITCLYGRNDCRTYGKILEGGRSDRSLTAEEQKAIDAAARGGKAVLSV, from the coding sequence ATGGACGTCCTGACAAAGAACATTGGTCCACAGATTCCCCAACTGGTTCTATTCTTATTGTTGGCTGTGCTCGCGCTTTCCTGTATCGTCGCGGTGCAAGCTGCTCAGTTTAAGAAACTAAAGAAACAGTGGGGTGGATTGATGAAAGATTCGCGAGGCGGCTCACTCGAAGCCTTGCTCACCGAACACTTAGGGGATCGCAAGTCCGTCGCAGCTGCTCTTGACGCGCTCGATAAGCGTGCGACAAATCTCGAACGAAAGGTCGCCGGAGCGCTTCGATATGTTGGGTTGGTGCGATTTGATGCTTTTGATGATGTCGGTGCTTCCCAAAGCTTCGCCCTCGCGTTCTTTGACGAGAACGGAGACGGCGCGGTGATCACATGCCTGTACGGTCGAAATGATTGTCGAACCTACGGCAAAATCTTGGAAGGAGGTAGATCAGACCGCAGTCTGACCGCCGAAGAGCAAAAAGCAATTGATGCCGCAGCTCGTGGCGGAAAAGCTGTGCTGAGCGTATGA
- the lepB gene encoding signal peptidase I — protein sequence MEKENTNKKSLITLGTSSLLLLLGFVYFFNLNFKTIQVQGESMEPTFLNGNRLLASNAYWLVGKIHAGDVVVIGGEEPGEYYIKRVYKLGGEKVDWLNIPQDYSLAEGDYTVPQGMVYVLGDNRDVSEDSRRFGPVESERILGKIVLKRWL from the coding sequence TTGGAAAAGGAAAACACCAACAAGAAAAGTCTGATCACGCTGGGGACTTCGAGTCTCCTGCTCCTGCTCGGATTTGTATACTTTTTCAACCTAAACTTTAAGACAATTCAAGTGCAAGGGGAGTCAATGGAGCCGACTTTTTTGAACGGCAATCGACTCCTTGCCAGCAACGCCTACTGGCTGGTAGGCAAGATTCACGCGGGTGATGTGGTTGTGATTGGCGGAGAAGAGCCCGGTGAATATTACATTAAGAGGGTATACAAGTTAGGCGGGGAGAAAGTGGATTGGTTGAACATTCCACAGGACTACTCGCTCGCGGAAGGAGACTACACCGTGCCACAGGGCATGGTCTATGTTCTTGGTGACAATCGCGATGTGAGTGAAGACTCCCGGCGATTTGGCCCCGTAGAAAGTGAAAGAATTCTCGGTAAAATTGTACTCAAGCGGTGGTTGTAA
- a CDS encoding TMEM14 family protein, which produces MRWPHILVYGYGIFLIATGIEAASKSSISLIAGGISGLLVLACGYIIPKQPRFGYIGASVIALLIAGRFIPDAISKGKIWPSAVIGGISILVFLALGAAHMMSKSKSASEN; this is translated from the coding sequence ATGCGATGGCCCCACATTCTCGTTTACGGTTACGGCATTTTTCTGATCGCTACTGGAATCGAAGCCGCCTCAAAAAGCTCCATTTCGCTTATTGCGGGTGGAATTTCTGGCTTGCTGGTGCTCGCGTGCGGTTACATCATTCCGAAGCAACCGCGATTCGGCTACATCGGAGCATCCGTAATCGCGCTGTTGATCGCCGGACGTTTCATCCCCGACGCCATCAGTAAAGGCAAAATCTGGCCAAGCGCTGTGATCGGAGGAATTTCGATTTTAGTGTTTTTGGCTCTAGGCGCAGCTCACATGATGTCGAAGTCAAAGTCCGCGTCGGAGAACTAA
- a CDS encoding DMT family transporter — protein sequence MSKNARLFLILAGLNVAWAPVNLAVITAQQSFSTGMIALARWSIFCLVIWLSMASGNIREMMQIRLPQGIDRWRAIGIGFFLIAPAHGLYYSALPMTSTGESTVLNTTGPIWTALLAFLILREVVGPRRWLAIGIGTLGSYFVAVGFSAPNLVQGHTAGNMIYLLGTLLETLAMILAIKVIKASSGPGALAYELIGASISFALMPFIIPERMQLSVAQVTPSAIGAMAYLVLIAGLFCFGVWYRLAEKAPVSLMVVSLGLQAPFGAFLGWWVRGEQITAATAVGTVLILTALCLAATEAKESPVPDSVSA from the coding sequence TTGAGCAAGAACGCTCGACTGTTTCTAATTCTCGCTGGCCTTAATGTTGCATGGGCTCCGGTGAATCTCGCGGTGATCACCGCTCAGCAATCGTTTTCTACAGGAATGATCGCCTTGGCGAGGTGGTCGATTTTCTGTTTGGTGATCTGGCTCTCGATGGCGAGCGGCAACATCCGCGAGATGATGCAGATTCGGTTGCCCCAGGGAATAGATCGCTGGCGCGCGATTGGGATCGGGTTCTTTTTGATCGCGCCGGCTCATGGGCTGTACTATTCGGCGCTTCCGATGACCTCGACCGGCGAGTCGACGGTGCTTAACACCACCGGGCCGATCTGGACGGCACTGCTTGCCTTTTTGATCTTGCGGGAAGTCGTTGGCCCACGACGATGGCTCGCCATCGGCATTGGGACATTGGGATCATATTTTGTGGCGGTCGGATTTTCTGCGCCAAACCTGGTGCAGGGTCACACTGCAGGGAACATGATTTACTTGCTGGGGACGCTTCTGGAGACTCTGGCAATGATCCTCGCGATCAAGGTGATCAAGGCCAGTAGCGGCCCTGGAGCGCTTGCATATGAGCTCATCGGAGCCAGTATCAGCTTTGCGTTGATGCCGTTCATCATCCCCGAGAGGATGCAGCTCTCAGTGGCGCAGGTGACCCCTTCAGCAATTGGGGCGATGGCCTATTTGGTGCTCATCGCTGGGCTGTTTTGCTTCGGGGTTTGGTACCGTTTGGCGGAAAAAGCACCGGTTAGCTTGATGGTGGTTTCGCTCGGATTGCAGGCACCGTTTGGCGCATTCCTGGGCTGGTGGGTTAGAGGCGAGCAGATCACCGCTGCGACCGCGGTCGGAACGGTGCTGATTCTCACCGCGCTTTGCCTAGCAGCAACTGAAGCAAAAGAATCGCCTGTGCCCGACTCAGTTTCGGCTTAG
- a CDS encoding family 10 glycosylhydrolase, with amino-acid sequence MLTALLGHAVLTSTVNRFDLAAPLPSIAPVRIDKIGSGVGVAQQYARAHGLQARILWVDATANMNAYNSAEKIAALVKGAKQMGFNTISLDVKPIVGYTIYPGPITEQLTSWRGQTIPAGFDPVPIFAEECHKNGLQLLCCFNAFSEGHRMAKEQEGKPDSPFANGKPGPGYAHPDQQSVQVKFSPSVTIGGTSFALESSVNPTQVDANKGAIYAKAPTAKGEFVLIGPDRRVRAYSGVAPSTGEVVLRLPSSKSSGALLGQLAKIGSVASFTVSSENQNQIPLMMNPNHPAVAARMAEVIRDFVKRYDVDGVLFDDRLRYTGMDGDFSRLTQLQFESEIGQKVNWPKDIYETTYDWNLKSGIRPGKYWDAWWEFRAKKIKNWMSSIRNIIKQERSRTKLGIYAGSWYGEYDNYGANYGSTDNILGFSQMTAGFRQAGFANLLDMFIGGCYYRVPTIFDAMVAGAPKGQTIEAGAQMINRAVNDETWAIAGISLSSFAQNPEEVRAALQASVACSQGVMVFDYSHEIEKFVPHLTRAFSRQAAAPYADPKHLTEVRKLKNKRIQLGYKYPPAFIQEGAPGIGH; translated from the coding sequence ATGCTTACCGCGCTCCTAGGACACGCCGTCCTCACTTCTACGGTAAACCGGTTCGATCTGGCAGCCCCATTACCGAGTATTGCGCCAGTCCGAATTGATAAGATTGGCAGCGGAGTCGGGGTTGCGCAACAGTACGCGAGAGCGCACGGCCTCCAAGCGAGGATTTTGTGGGTGGACGCCACCGCAAACATGAACGCGTACAACAGCGCGGAGAAGATCGCGGCTCTCGTCAAAGGCGCAAAGCAAATGGGATTCAACACGATATCCCTTGATGTGAAGCCTATCGTCGGCTATACGATCTACCCTGGTCCGATCACCGAGCAACTCACGTCTTGGCGAGGCCAAACCATCCCTGCCGGATTCGACCCGGTACCAATTTTTGCGGAGGAGTGCCACAAAAATGGACTCCAACTCCTTTGCTGCTTCAACGCGTTTTCTGAGGGGCATCGCATGGCGAAGGAACAAGAAGGCAAGCCCGACTCACCGTTTGCAAATGGCAAACCTGGCCCTGGCTATGCCCATCCCGATCAACAATCGGTCCAAGTTAAGTTCTCTCCTTCGGTCACGATCGGAGGCACCTCGTTTGCACTTGAATCGAGCGTGAACCCGACCCAAGTAGACGCGAACAAGGGCGCAATCTACGCGAAAGCTCCAACAGCGAAAGGGGAATTCGTGCTGATCGGACCGGATCGCCGAGTTCGGGCTTATTCCGGAGTTGCACCTAGCACGGGCGAGGTCGTCCTGCGACTACCTAGTTCCAAATCGTCTGGCGCCCTGCTTGGTCAGCTAGCAAAGATTGGATCAGTGGCCAGCTTCACAGTATCAAGCGAAAACCAAAATCAGATTCCTCTGATGATGAATCCGAATCATCCGGCCGTCGCGGCTAGGATGGCCGAGGTTATCCGAGATTTCGTCAAACGATACGACGTAGACGGCGTTCTATTCGACGACAGACTCCGATACACCGGAATGGATGGCGACTTTTCACGCCTCACCCAGCTCCAGTTCGAGTCGGAAATCGGTCAAAAGGTCAATTGGCCCAAGGACATTTACGAGACGACTTACGATTGGAATCTCAAATCTGGAATCCGTCCGGGCAAATACTGGGATGCTTGGTGGGAATTCCGGGCCAAGAAGATCAAGAATTGGATGAGTTCTATTCGCAACATCATCAAACAAGAAAGATCACGCACCAAATTGGGGATATATGCAGGTTCTTGGTACGGCGAATACGATAACTACGGAGCAAACTACGGTTCGACCGACAACATCCTCGGATTTAGCCAGATGACGGCTGGTTTTCGTCAAGCAGGCTTTGCAAATTTGCTCGACATGTTCATTGGAGGGTGTTATTACCGCGTCCCGACGATTTTTGATGCCATGGTCGCCGGCGCCCCGAAAGGTCAAACCATCGAAGCTGGTGCGCAGATGATCAATCGAGCCGTGAACGATGAAACTTGGGCGATCGCTGGAATCTCGCTCTCTTCATTCGCACAAAACCCGGAGGAAGTCCGCGCGGCCCTGCAGGCTTCGGTGGCGTGCAGTCAGGGCGTCATGGTGTTCGACTACTCGCATGAGATCGAGAAATTTGTGCCTCATCTCACCCGCGCATTCTCTCGCCAGGCCGCCGCTCCCTATGCTGATCCAAAGCACCTCACGGAAGTGAGAAAGTTGAAAAACAAGCGAATCCAACTCGGTTACAAGTATCCACCTGCGTTCATTCAGGAGGGCGCGCCCGGGATTGGCCACTAG
- a CDS encoding NUDIX domain-containing protein — translation MATRKFPVGKHGRQQLVFYPAPYRAPLRAFASLVFCWLDDQVLLCNIEDRGWCIPSGRVEPFEEPIEAARREAVEEAGAKLRDLQYLGCYRVSERREVRWADVFVAEVEALGEITCPQESLGRQLICPTKVHAIYYNWSPLVEEVLGYSREVIERMRAQSA, via the coding sequence ATGGCAACGCGAAAGTTTCCAGTCGGAAAACACGGACGACAGCAGTTGGTCTTTTATCCGGCGCCTTATCGGGCGCCGCTAAGAGCCTTTGCATCCCTCGTGTTCTGCTGGCTGGACGATCAAGTGCTGCTTTGCAACATCGAAGACCGTGGGTGGTGCATTCCGAGCGGGCGAGTCGAACCTTTTGAAGAACCTATCGAAGCCGCTCGTCGTGAGGCGGTCGAAGAGGCTGGCGCGAAGCTGCGCGACCTACAATATCTCGGTTGTTACCGCGTGAGCGAGCGCAGAGAAGTGCGCTGGGCGGATGTGTTTGTCGCTGAAGTCGAAGCGCTAGGTGAAATCACGTGTCCGCAAGAATCGCTTGGCCGACAGCTGATTTGCCCAACCAAAGTCCACGCAATTTATTACAACTGGTCCCCGCTGGTCGAAGAAGTGTTGGGCTATTCGCGCGAAGTGATCGAGCGAATGCGCGCTCAATCGGCTTAG
- a CDS encoding sigma-70 family RNA polymerase sigma factor — protein MSGAQSDMVLVERSRAGDRQAFNDLIYRHEKRAYQYAFRLTSNPEEASDIVADAFVRVYNALGNFKGNSAFTTWLYRIITNCYLDARKKDKSKYNVSLDSTVATGEGEVERQIEDDGPGPAEEAERNARESAMQRALNKIPEYQKSMLIMYHVENLTYEEIADSLDLPIGTVKSRLNRARLSLRELLAKESELFSL, from the coding sequence ATGAGCGGCGCACAATCCGATATGGTTCTAGTCGAACGCTCGCGTGCGGGCGATCGACAGGCTTTCAACGACCTCATTTATCGGCACGAGAAGCGGGCATACCAATACGCATTTCGACTGACGAGCAACCCCGAGGAAGCATCAGACATCGTCGCCGATGCGTTCGTCCGGGTTTACAATGCTCTCGGCAATTTCAAAGGCAACAGCGCTTTCACGACTTGGCTCTACCGAATTATCACGAACTGCTACCTCGACGCCAGAAAGAAAGACAAGTCCAAGTACAACGTAAGCCTGGACAGCACGGTGGCTACTGGCGAAGGCGAAGTCGAGCGTCAGATTGAAGACGATGGCCCCGGCCCAGCCGAAGAAGCCGAGCGGAATGCCCGCGAATCTGCCATGCAACGCGCGCTCAACAAGATTCCCGAGTATCAAAAGTCGATGCTCATCATGTATCACGTCGAGAACCTGACTTATGAAGAGATCGCTGATTCCCTGGACTTGCCGATCGGCACCGTCAAGAGTCGTCTCAACCGCGCCCGGCTAAGTCTCAGAGAATTACTTGCCAAAGAGTCGGAACTCTTCTCGCTATAG
- a CDS encoding protein kinase, with translation MATSPSPLPEGTVLSDRYHLRRLLGQGGFGITYEAHDTTLDRLVVIKELAPFGTSRDEFGTLSFHELSPAAVHRLRAQFQQEGAILARLKIQGIIRCYESFQQFGTAFLVLSYVPDALTLEKICLRDGPMDEQAMLGILDSLLQILGDLHREGVLHRDIKPSNILIDSAGNAYLIDLGSARQWHSDLTQKHTVEFTPGYAPIEQLSDFARRGPGTDLYSLAASAYHALTGTPPITANDRAAGITLESIGALRPDLKPATIQAIDQALAFKIEDRPRNAFAMAELLFPSQREEAPSESWEKLDQILAESSALKPDRFECPSCSGPLVQPRPQRFGTCIVCREGRIQPRAIENSACPICRAGFLRPIRNIAPLAFCPKCRISRLRKQGVSLPWQTKKYACEACQEQYSEKNEVVTELSSGKSYSWNKWRDSSGRQPMVHQCDTCKAQFDDEPDGRRLLVFPVPKPDTWQRLYPEEWGRVALGLEPGVGNATCEHCFAEYFQDKDHLTLLDADQDPYDVLTEMQGRLLTTDQARWIAAGKWSGNEGFACDRCHTEFDSVQEGERLFSTSNESLEPYMGQVEFLSDWHRLSRGLPRESELDDFEQQFIDKLHEAFCAGELVENQFWNGRARAESKEAKLVADQNGIHFGAWLRKEHWPWSELLQVRAISESEVILEWSDATEHLNLDPMEISLQLESGRRTLTFTAIQFAGRCQTEIEKTHQVDEQ, from the coding sequence TTGGCCACTAGCCCGAGTCCGCTACCGGAAGGCACAGTTCTCTCGGATCGCTACCATCTTCGGCGATTACTGGGGCAGGGCGGATTTGGCATCACTTATGAAGCGCACGACACCACGCTAGATCGGCTCGTGGTGATCAAGGAACTCGCCCCGTTTGGTACAAGCCGCGACGAGTTTGGAACGCTCAGCTTTCATGAATTGAGCCCTGCCGCCGTCCATCGACTGCGAGCGCAGTTTCAGCAAGAAGGCGCAATCCTAGCACGGCTGAAGATTCAGGGCATCATCCGCTGTTACGAGAGCTTCCAGCAGTTTGGAACCGCTTTTTTGGTGCTGAGCTATGTTCCGGATGCGTTGACGCTCGAGAAAATCTGTCTGCGCGATGGCCCGATGGATGAGCAGGCAATGCTCGGAATCCTCGACTCACTGCTCCAAATTCTCGGCGATCTGCACCGCGAAGGAGTGCTGCACCGAGACATCAAGCCTTCGAACATCCTGATCGACTCTGCCGGGAACGCGTATCTGATTGATCTGGGATCGGCCCGGCAATGGCATAGCGATCTCACCCAGAAGCACACTGTCGAATTCACTCCTGGGTATGCCCCGATCGAACAGCTGAGCGACTTTGCCAGACGTGGCCCGGGCACCGACCTTTATTCCCTGGCGGCATCGGCCTATCACGCCCTGACTGGCACACCACCGATCACCGCCAACGACCGCGCTGCTGGAATCACTCTGGAGTCCATTGGTGCGCTGCGACCCGACCTGAAACCGGCAACGATCCAAGCCATTGACCAGGCTCTCGCGTTCAAGATTGAAGATCGCCCTCGCAACGCCTTCGCGATGGCCGAACTTCTCTTCCCTTCTCAACGCGAAGAAGCCCCATCAGAAAGTTGGGAGAAGCTCGATCAAATTCTCGCAGAATCTAGCGCGCTCAAACCTGATCGGTTCGAATGCCCGAGCTGTTCCGGCCCGCTCGTGCAGCCCCGCCCGCAACGATTTGGCACCTGCATCGTATGCCGCGAAGGCAGGATTCAACCTCGAGCAATCGAAAACTCAGCCTGCCCTATCTGCCGCGCCGGGTTCTTGAGGCCGATTCGGAATATCGCTCCGCTCGCTTTCTGCCCAAAGTGCCGAATCTCACGGCTTAGAAAACAGGGGGTCAGTTTGCCCTGGCAGACCAAAAAATATGCCTGCGAGGCCTGTCAGGAACAGTATTCGGAGAAGAATGAAGTGGTGACCGAGCTTTCATCAGGAAAGTCATACAGCTGGAACAAATGGCGTGATAGCTCGGGGCGACAACCCATGGTCCATCAATGCGACACATGCAAAGCCCAATTTGATGACGAACCCGATGGAAGACGGCTGCTCGTTTTTCCGGTCCCCAAACCCGACACTTGGCAGCGGCTGTATCCCGAAGAATGGGGGCGAGTGGCACTCGGCCTGGAGCCCGGAGTTGGTAACGCGACTTGCGAGCACTGCTTTGCGGAGTACTTCCAAGATAAAGATCACTTGACACTTTTGGATGCCGATCAGGATCCGTACGACGTGCTCACCGAGATGCAGGGCCGGCTTTTGACCACAGATCAGGCGCGGTGGATTGCCGCTGGAAAATGGAGCGGCAACGAGGGCTTTGCGTGCGATCGGTGCCACACAGAGTTCGATTCAGTTCAAGAAGGAGAACGACTCTTTTCGACTTCCAACGAATCTCTCGAACCCTACATGGGCCAAGTCGAATTTTTGAGCGATTGGCATCGCCTCTCGCGTGGGCTTCCCCGAGAATCTGAGCTGGACGATTTCGAACAGCAGTTCATCGACAAACTCCACGAGGCATTTTGCGCGGGAGAACTGGTCGAGAATCAGTTTTGGAATGGGCGAGCGAGGGCTGAATCCAAGGAAGCAAAGTTGGTCGCAGACCAAAATGGGATTCACTTTGGGGCTTGGCTGAGGAAGGAGCATTGGCCCTGGAGCGAGCTGTTGCAAGTTCGGGCGATCTCGGAATCGGAAGTTATACTTGAATGGTCCGATGCCACCGAGCATTTGAATTTGGACCCAATGGAGATCAGCCTCCAACTCGAGTCTGGTCGACGGACACTAACTTTCACCGCAATTCAGTTTGCGGGCCGCTGTCAGACCGAGATCGAAAAAACACACCAGGTGGACGAGCAATAG
- a CDS encoding RNA polymerase sigma factor, protein MNRAQAGERVAFELLADTYRGQLLAVAYRQLHNTDDANDAVQEALYKAFRAIHAFTPGRPLLPWLSRICSNCCIDILRSRKAETDSIDKYEFALDDGNDYADDVEQSIQGSVVMASVNRLPRHYREIFMMRHFRHMEVGEIAAAVNRPEGTIKSWLFRSRKLLRKELEPMFGAA, encoded by the coding sequence GTGAACCGCGCACAAGCAGGGGAGCGCGTTGCTTTTGAATTGTTGGCAGACACTTACCGGGGGCAGCTGTTAGCAGTGGCGTATCGCCAACTGCACAACACGGACGATGCCAACGACGCGGTGCAAGAAGCGCTATACAAGGCGTTCCGAGCCATCCACGCGTTCACACCTGGGCGACCGCTATTGCCTTGGCTCTCGCGAATCTGCTCAAACTGCTGCATCGATATTCTTCGATCGCGCAAGGCTGAGACTGATTCGATCGACAAGTACGAATTCGCGCTGGACGATGGCAACGACTATGCGGACGACGTTGAGCAATCGATCCAAGGAAGCGTGGTGATGGCATCCGTGAATCGACTGCCGCGCCACTATCGCGAGATCTTTATGATGCGGCACTTCCGCCATATGGAAGTCGGCGAGATCGCAGCAGCGGTCAACCGACCTGAAGGAACGATCAAGAGCTGGCTGTTCCGATCCCGGAAGTTGCTTCGAAAGGAACTCGAACCGATGTTCGGCGCAGCATAA
- the purF gene encoding amidophosphoribosyltransferase, with protein MIGLHPKSTAQFTKIPDRRECHTWGVSPEEFDRPKEECGVFGIYAPSEEAARLTFFGLFALQHRGQESAGIAVSDGHLVRMHKDMGLVSLVFNEEILKTLPGHIAIGHNRYSTTGASVLRNAQPIFCQSMVGEIAVAHNGNLINTRELRTEMEAWGEHFDSTGDSEVMARLLVHYIHLGPEQAVIETLKKIRGAFSVTVLLMDKLIGFRDPNGVRPLVIGKVADGYVLASETCAFGPIGGTVIRELEPGEGVVIDKDGPRFFRAAESPAATMCLFEFIYFARPDSRMYDTSLYKARERMGEALAREHPVDVDVVVPVPDSGIPAALGYSRQSGIPFGEGMTKSRYIHRTFIQPDQRIRELGVRMKLTPLEDNIRGKRVVLVDDSIVRGTTTKQIVKLLRDAGATEVHVRITAPPIKFPCFYGIDMASRGELIASHNTEAQICETIGADSLGYLSIEGATTAVSQSGEGFCLACFTGNYPIPVPENVSKMAFEMPPDVGTLATVGTGQTPLFEEN; from the coding sequence ATGATCGGATTACATCCAAAATCAACCGCCCAATTCACCAAGATTCCAGACCGCCGCGAGTGCCATACTTGGGGCGTGTCGCCAGAAGAGTTTGATCGGCCTAAGGAAGAGTGTGGCGTTTTCGGGATCTATGCTCCCTCTGAAGAAGCCGCACGATTGACCTTCTTTGGACTCTTTGCCCTCCAACACCGCGGGCAAGAGTCGGCGGGAATCGCCGTGAGCGATGGCCACCTGGTGAGGATGCACAAGGACATGGGCTTGGTCAGCCTGGTGTTCAACGAGGAGATTCTCAAGACGCTACCCGGCCATATCGCGATCGGGCACAACCGCTACAGCACCACCGGAGCCAGCGTTCTTCGAAACGCGCAGCCGATTTTTTGCCAAAGCATGGTCGGCGAAATCGCGGTCGCGCACAACGGCAATTTGATCAACACCCGCGAACTGCGAACCGAGATGGAAGCTTGGGGCGAGCATTTCGACAGTACAGGCGATAGCGAAGTCATGGCGCGCTTGTTGGTGCACTACATCCACCTTGGCCCCGAACAAGCCGTTATCGAAACCCTGAAGAAGATTCGTGGAGCGTTCAGCGTGACCGTTCTGCTGATGGATAAATTGATCGGATTCCGCGATCCAAACGGCGTGCGGCCCTTGGTGATCGGCAAGGTCGCCGACGGCTATGTGCTTGCCAGCGAGACTTGCGCCTTCGGTCCTATCGGTGGCACGGTTATCCGTGAACTCGAACCCGGCGAAGGTGTGGTGATCGACAAGGACGGCCCACGGTTCTTCCGCGCCGCCGAATCTCCCGCAGCCACGATGTGCCTGTTTGAGTTCATCTACTTCGCCCGACCCGATAGCCGAATGTACGACACTTCGCTCTACAAGGCGCGCGAAAGGATGGGCGAGGCTCTGGCCCGAGAGCATCCGGTTGACGTGGATGTCGTGGTTCCGGTCCCCGATTCTGGGATTCCTGCCGCGCTGGGTTATAGCCGCCAATCCGGGATTCCGTTTGGAGAAGGAATGACCAAGAGTCGCTACATCCACCGGACGTTTATCCAGCCGGACCAGCGGATTCGAGAGCTCGGCGTTCGGATGAAACTCACTCCGCTCGAAGACAATATTCGGGGCAAGCGGGTGGTTCTCGTTGATGATTCGATCGTCCGTGGGACGACCACCAAGCAGATCGTAAAGTTGCTACGGGACGCCGGCGCGACGGAAGTTCACGTTCGGATTACCGCGCCACCGATCAAATTTCCTTGCTTCTACGGCATCGACATGGCCTCGCGTGGCGAATTGATCGCGTCGCACAACACTGAGGCTCAGATTTGCGAAACGATCGGTGCGGACTCGCTTGGCTACCTCTCGATCGAGGGCGCGACGACCGCAGTCAGCCAGAGCGGAGAGGGTTTTTGTTTGGCCTGCTTCACCGGGAACTATCCGATCCCAGTTCCAGAAAATGTCAGCAAAATGGCGTTCGAAATGCCTCCAGACGTCGGGACTTTGGCGACAGTGGGAACGGGTCAGACGCCGCTCTTTGAAGAGAACTAA
- the fumC gene encoding class II fumarate hydratase: MSFRIESDSMGEIQVHESRLWGAQTQRSIQNFPIGRDRFVWGRTMIRSLGILKKSAALANRDLGQLPSDIADLIVRASDEVIAGTLDEHFPLVVWQTGSGTQSNMNSNEVISNRAIQLAGGVVGSKSPVHPNDHVNRGQSSNDTFPTAMHIAAVLDVYEKLIPNVTILRDTLHAKSEQFADLCKVGRTHLQDATPITLGQEIGGWVAQIDFCLNEVKHATAGLLELAIGGTAVGTGLNAHPEFGDLAARYISMESGHAFVSAKNKFAALSAHDALAQTSAALRTLAGALMKMANDVRWLASGPRNGIGEITIPENEPGSSIMPGKVNPTQCEALTMVCVQVYGNDAAVAFAASQGNFQLNVYKPVMVHNVLESIALLSDACLSFNDQCAVGIEPNLAKIKENLDKNLMQVTALNRHIGYDKAAAIAKKAHKEGLNLKEAALALGYLTEEEFNAWVIPMDMTHPSA, encoded by the coding sequence ATGAGTTTTCGCATCGAATCAGATTCCATGGGAGAGATTCAAGTTCACGAGTCTCGACTGTGGGGAGCACAGACCCAACGCTCGATCCAGAACTTCCCGATCGGACGCGACCGATTTGTTTGGGGTCGCACCATGATCCGGTCTTTGGGGATTCTCAAAAAGTCCGCTGCTCTTGCAAATCGCGACCTGGGCCAGTTGCCAAGCGATATCGCCGATCTGATCGTTCGTGCCTCCGACGAAGTCATTGCGGGCACCCTTGACGAACACTTCCCGCTCGTCGTTTGGCAAACCGGTTCCGGCACCCAGAGCAACATGAACTCGAACGAAGTCATCAGCAACCGCGCCATCCAGCTTGCCGGTGGAGTGGTAGGATCAAAATCCCCTGTCCACCCGAACGACCATGTGAATCGGGGGCAATCGTCCAACGACACCTTCCCGACCGCGATGCACATCGCCGCCGTGCTCGATGTTTATGAAAAGCTCATTCCAAACGTCACGATCCTCCGAGACACGCTTCACGCCAAGTCCGAACAGTTCGCCGACCTCTGCAAAGTAGGAAGGACGCACTTGCAAGATGCCACCCCAATCACTCTGGGGCAGGAGATTGGCGGATGGGTCGCCCAAATTGATTTCTGCTTGAACGAGGTCAAGCACGCTACCGCAGGTTTGCTCGAACTAGCCATCGGCGGCACTGCAGTCGGAACCGGGTTAAACGCTCACCCAGAATTTGGCGACCTCGCCGCGCGGTACATCAGCATGGAATCAGGTCACGCGTTTGTTTCCGCCAAGAACAAGTTTGCGGCGCTTTCTGCTCACGACGCATTGGCTCAAACCTCTGCTGCACTTCGCACTCTCGCCGGAGCGCTGATGAAGATGGCCAACGACGTTCGGTGGCTCGCGAGTGGTCCGCGCAACGGCATCGGCGAAATCACTATCCCAGAAAACGAACCCGGAAGTAGCATCATGCCGGGCAAGGTGAACCCCACCCAGTGCGAAGCGCTCACGATGGTTTGCGTCCAGGTCTACGGCAACGACGCTGCCGTCGCCTTCGCCGCAAGCCAAGGGAATTTCCAGCTCAACGTCTACAAGCCGGTGATGGTCCACAACGTCCTCGAATCCATCGCGCTGCTCTCCGACGCATGCCTCTCGTTCAACGACCAGTGCGCGGTCGGCATCGAACCCAACCTCGCGAAGATCAAAGAAAACTTGGACAAGAACCTCATGCAGGTCACGGCGCTCAACCGCCACATCGGCTACGACAAGGCCGCCGCGATCGCCAAGAAGGCTCACAAAGAAGGGCTTAACTTGAAGGAAGCCGCCCTTGCTCTCGGCTACCTCACCGAAGAGGAGTTCAATGCATGGGTCATCCCGATGGACATGACTCACCCAAGCGCGTAG